In Pempheris klunzingeri isolate RE-2024b chromosome 5, fPemKlu1.hap1, whole genome shotgun sequence, the DNA window AGCCAGGGCTGCACTTTGGCAAAACAGAAATGGAGATAATTCTGGGAAGTAGCAGACAGGAGGCAAGAAAACAGGAAGCATCATTTCTTTGTTCAGTTTGGAGGTTTTTTCTCAGTATGTGAGTGAGTTGGACCACAACCAGAGGTTTACCTGGAGAGTTCTCTCAGAGCTTTGTTAGTTATAAGTGTGCAAGAGACGTTCAAGTAGAGCAGGCAGGGACAGCTTTCGACAATCATCTGCACCGTTATATCCTGCAAAGATCATAGATTTACATGTTACCTCAGATTCTCACGGCAAGGCACCTGTTACTAGAATATATGGCATAGTGTAGTATCACAGTGAACAGTGCATTATAACCAATTGGTTTTCATGAATTAGAatacattttatgttaaaaCTATGATGAATGAAATTTGGAAAGATCCGATACTGAACAAATGCAatgctgctcttctctgtgaTGTACTATCTTAATGATGACATCATAATGGTAGTGTAAACTTGTGTAGTGTCGTGTAAACTGAGACAAACAATGTCTGTTAATGCatattttcattgatttaatATAGGACAGGTTTTTAACAATACTATTAGCATTGTAGTTGTTATTTAACTTAGGAACAAGAAAATAGTGTAAAAAGCAAAGTAGTACATGCCATATGAAGATTATGCATTTTGTAATAGATTTAGAATTTTGCTATCATCTATACATTATCATTAGTCTTAACAATGTTTCACTTACAGTAACATTTAAGCACTCCGACACATTgagctcctggaggtttctgcATTCGCCTAAGGAAAAAACAATGCAGAGAAAATTAGTAAACAGCTGAGAAATTGCTGATCAAACTATGTTTTTGGGAAATATTTAAAATGGCTGCTATAATTATAGTGTAGTTTGTAATCATAATGTAAGTAAGAACAAAAAGTGTCATGGTATTCTGCCTTCCTTCAAAGCTGTATACACATTCCTGGACGGCTCCTATCTCTTACATAATGTGCTACCTCTCACTTCTTCTGCAGGGTAAGCAGCAGCTGCGTTCCATCAACAATAACACTGTTCACCTTTGACCCATCGCTTCCAGACCCATACTTTCATCCAAAACTCCTGCtttggctccagctcctctcaataaaaagaaaatccctGCAGGGCTCAGGATGCGTGtgacctcctctctcctcttagCCTCCtatctcctccttctgctcccgTCCGCTGAGATGAAGAGACCAGGGAAGGGCAGAGGCCTCAGAGGAGCAAGACACAAACTAACACGGGACAGGTATAGACTTGCTCTTGGGTCTAATTTGTTTAATCCATTTTTCACCACTCTAATGACTGTGGCAAGTCATAAATAAATTTTGTGTGTCTCACGGTCAGGGTGAGAGGTGCTGGGCGTCACGGCAGATCAGGCCCCTCCAGGCTTATGGCACCTAACTGCTCAGAGTTGACAGAAGCTAGAGAAGTCTTTGTGGACTGTCAGGACCGACGCCTCGCCTCTATTCCCACCTCACAGACCTGGTCCAAGCAACCCAAGCACCTCCTTCTAGCTCGCAACCGGATCAAAGTCGTTCGTGATGGGGCTTTCCTTGGATATGAGAGTTTAACCAGTCTGGacctgcagcagaaccagatCTCTGTAGTGGAGGAAGGGGCCTTCCAGGGCCTGAGACACCTTACaaccctgctgctgcagcacaaccGCCTGGGATCACTTAGTGAGGAGGCCCTCATCACCATGCCAAACCTCCGCTACCTACGTCTGTATGATAATCCCTGGAATTGTCTCTGCCCGTTGGACAGTCTCATACGCACCGTTCAGGTCCCAAGCAACCGCAATCTAGGAAACCATGCCAGGTGAGTGATTCCTCAAAAACAGTTTGATATAGAGTGATCTACTGCTCTGATTCCACAGGAGTACAAGTCATTACTGATTCTCTGAATAACAAACAGCCTCCAAATATCACATCCAACTTCACCGTGACTTTCTTCTTTTAGATGTGCAGAGCCCATCAGGCTAAAAGGCATTAAGTTGAAGCAGGTTGACCCCGAGTTACTCTGTAAGGAGAGAGACCCAACTGATGACCCACAGAGTGATCGCACATATCCTGTAGAGCCCATTCCAATTCGCACCAAACCTAACGCCATCACATCTTGCCATACCTACCTTTTCCCCCAAGTACGGATGGACTGCAGTAACCGAGGCAAGCTAACAATcaccttttatttttcttaaagctGTTTGGTTATTGTACCCTACTCTGAACCTCACTGTGTTTTTAGAAACTGTCCATACGTTTCTCATTTGCAACAAAGACGTCAGAAAAAATCCCTGTGAAGCCTCACTTCAGACAGCCGTGTGCTCATGATTGAATATTACTGTTGCATGACTGGAATGGCCAAACTTCCATTTCCTATAGGATTTTCAGGGCTAGGCACAAAACTGGCAAAGAGACACATCTGGTTTCCCAGGTGTTTTCTATTTAAAGTTATGTGTCTTGCTCCATAAACTGTTGACTGATTCTACAGTATAGCCATTAGTCACCTTATGAACAACTTGGAAAGCTTTAGCTAAACAAAGTTTGGCTAATACATCAGAGTAAGTCCAGTGTCATCTAAATTTGCCTAAGAATAGAGTAAATCAAACATCTCCTTGCTACTGGCAGGAGGGTTAGGTTATGGATAGGGGCAGAGCGGAGCCAATTCTTCAGCAACTTTGTTTGACCAATTTGGATTATAGATGAAAACTCAATTATTCCAATTAATTAACAGTATATGTAATACTGAACATGTGAATGACGCAGTTATATTTTTCGGCAAGATAATCAAATGTATTTGAGTAACCCCTTATCTTCGGCTCTATGTTTAGGTCTAACTGAAGTGCCCACAGGAATTCCAGAGGATGTTGTTCATATCGATCTGTCCCATAATTCAATCCATCATCTCAGAGCCAGAGATTTCCAAGGAGCGAGGAGCCTGAGAACCCTTAACTTCAGTAAAAACAACATGGAGCACATTGACACAGGTATTTGTGCTATTATTACTGCAACTCTATTGATCATAATCAGCAAATACTACGGTATGTGCTTGATGTTTCCTGTAATGTCTCAGATGAAAACCTACACAAacaaagttgtgtttttctttggctGATAGTTAACATATGGAAAGCCAAAAGGTTGAGAACAGGTTATATAACTGCTGCTGACTTCTGTTtcccatttttcctttttaaagagAGAAGGCACTCTGCCATCTTTGTGTATACAGTATCAGTTGTATTTATAGTGGGGAAAGCTGAGAGGgttacagacagacataaagTGATCACTGTGCTTAAGTGACTCAGACACAAACTGAACGTCAGCCCACACATTCCTATTAGAGGTTGATTAAACCActgttttttcttacttttggTTAACAGCATACAGCAATAGATGTGTctaaatatatctatatagagAAGCAAGACACAAATAGAGGCTatgtctctttttcctttctctccctcagcttCCCTGTCTGGGCTCCTGCACCTTCGTGAGCTGGACCTGTCCGACAACAACCTGCATTTTGTCCAGTACGGAGTCCTTGAAGACCTTTACTTCCTGTCACAGCTAAAACTGGGAGGAAACCCCTGGGTGTGTAACTATAGGTGGGTTCTTCTGCTCAAATatttgcaatgttttttttagacaaaTGCAAGTAATTATTAAAAGCTGACTGTATTTTTTTCAGCATCCACTACATGGTGTACTGGCTGCGTCTGCACCCAGGGGTGAGGTACTCTGGCCTGCTGTGTCGCTCCCCCCCTGAATATAGTGGGGGGAGTGTGGAACAGTACGTACATTCCTACAACAGAGAGTGTCCCAAGGACAGGCAGCACAGCAGAACAGATCAGGACCAAACGGACCCTCAGCTATGGAACACACCAATGGAAGTGCagggagagctggaggaggagcctGAGCCGAGCCACTTGAGAGTACCGCAGAAATACCAGATCATCCGGCTGTCCTGACTCAAGTGGAAATTTGACCAAAATTTTGACTTTAAAAAGGCTCTTTGTTTTCCcttctttcatttcctttcaatGTTATAAAACAGTCTGTATCAGATGGagaaaatttatttttcagagtTGCCTTTATGTTTTGTCCGTGTTGTCTTGTTAATAAAAATATGAGAATGATAAATTTTTGGACAGTTTTGACTAATTATTACTGTAAGACCATGATCTGCATAAGTAAATGCGCACCTAAGTGAAACATAGGCATTGCACAAgaaacaaatgagacaaaaaagcaAAGTCTGGCAACAGTACTCACTGATACATTTCAAGCTGTGCCATTTTAGTGACGTGCAGCCACGCAGGTTGAGATGGATCACAAATGGGCGGTAGTTCTGCAGAATCTGCTTCATTGTCCCATCTGTTATCCAGTCTTTCTCCACAGAGAAGTTGATCTAACAGAATCACACATTGGGGAACATGTATATGCATGTTTCAAGTATAATTTTAAACACGACTGTGGATTAAACACAAGGAGCAATGTCTCAGTACTGACCTGACTCCACAATGTGCCTGACTGGATGATAGCTTTCCACGTGCAGCACACCTCAGCACAATTTAGCCAGTCTCTAAATTCTAAATATTGAAAAATCTGCAGAAAAAACAGTCATATGAGATATTTGATCATTCAGACAAATGGAATTTTTTGAATTTCCTCTCTATTTGTCTGAATAACATCTGAGTACTTTATGGAATTCAGTTTTTCCACAATAACATTGTAAGCGTTCTTCCACAATGCTCTTGTCATGTGGTATAAAAGTAAGGTAATACATTTTCACTGATGTGAAAATATGTTGGTGGAACATATCTTGATGACATACATGTAAAAGTGAAAAGACTAAAATTGAAGCACACACTTTGTATGCCAAATGAGAAAGTAATCCACAGATTAAAGCAATACAGATCACATGATCAGTATTTGGTCCTAGTAGGTAGGAGAGTAGGAAAATGGCCAATGGCGAGGGGATAGTTAGCCACCCAAATCAGAACAGGCAGGATCCACTGTCATGCTGCTGCCACTTTGCAGGGCAGTGTGACACAAGCCTCTTTCTTTTCCCAAACATAGTCATGCTGAGGCACAA includes these proteins:
- the LOC139201112 gene encoding leucine-rich repeat-containing protein 17-like; this translates as MRVTSSLLLASYLLLLLPSAEMKRPGKGRGLRGARHKLTRDRVRGAGRHGRSGPSRLMAPNCSELTEAREVFVDCQDRRLASIPTSQTWSKQPKHLLLARNRIKVVRDGAFLGYESLTSLDLQQNQISVVEEGAFQGLRHLTTLLLQHNRLGSLSEEALITMPNLRYLRLYDNPWNCLCPLDSLIRTVQVPSNRNLGNHARCAEPIRLKGIKLKQVDPELLCKERDPTDDPQSDRTYPVEPIPIRTKPNAITSCHTYLFPQVRMDCSNRGLTEVPTGIPEDVVHIDLSHNSIHHLRARDFQGARSLRTLNFSKNNMEHIDTASLSGLLHLRELDLSDNNLHFVQYGVLEDLYFLSQLKLGGNPWVCNYSIHYMVYWLRLHPGVRYSGLLCRSPPEYSGGSVEQYVHSYNRECPKDRQHSRTDQDQTDPQLWNTPMEVQGELEEEPEPSHLRVPQKYQIIRLS